A genomic segment from Corylus avellana chromosome ca5, CavTom2PMs-1.0 encodes:
- the LOC132180662 gene encoding putative receptor like protein 25 yields the protein MGKLPSRLFEIWKAKNFENVHSVTYIFEESSFQIVRGIEENYLRLAYAYSMMMKNKGKDLFYEKVQELFIAIDFSSNIFVGEIPESVGNLKGAQLLNLSNNALTGHIPSSLKNLVEMGSLDLSQNKFSGDIPQQLTQLTFLGFFNVFHNNLTGPILQGKQFDTFENSSFEGNPRLCGKPLTRKCGNSNEPPCQPSIFQESQDFESPFEFG from the coding sequence ATGGGAAAGCTGCCATCAAgactttttgaaatttggaaggctaaaaattttgagaatgtgCATTCAGTAACATATATTTTTGAAGAATCAAGCTTCCAAATTGTTAGAGGTATAGAGGAAAACTATTTGCGTTTGgcttatgcttactctatgatGATGAAAAACAAAGGCAAGGATTTGTTCTATGAGAAGGTCCAAGAATTGTTCATAGCCATTGATTTCTCAAGTAACATATTTGTCGGTGAGATTCCGGAATCTGTTGGAAATTTAAAAGGAGCTCAGTTGCTCAATCTTTCTAATAATGCTCTTACCGGTCACATCCCATCGTCTTTAAAAAACCTTGTTGAGATGGGGTCATTGGACCTTTCTCAGAACAAATTTTCAGGGGATATTCCACAACAATTAACACAACTTACTTTCTTAGGATTCTTCAATGTTTTTCATAATAATCTTACTGGACCTATACTACAAGGGAAACAATTTGATACATTTGAAAACAGCTCCTTTGAGGGGAATCCAAGATTGTGTGGGAAACCATTGACAAGAAAATGTGGGAATTCTAATGAGCCGCCTTGTCAACCTTCAATCTTTCAAGAAAGTCAAGACTTTGAATCACCATTtgaatttggatga
- the LOC132180663 gene encoding receptor-like protein 7 — MTHLQKLDFSGVNISSTVPYILTNLSSLTFLNLRFCSLHREFLAGIFKLSNLRFLSVYGNEGLTCYLPSFTWSSSLERLKLSFTSFSGVLPASMGNLGFLTTLLMSDCNFSGSFPSSLGSLTKLITLYLSSNAFVGNVPTSLGNLVQLFDLDISNNQLTGPVPSSIVNLPQLYLVDLSYNLSNAGLDLSANKLHGQISNSVFKLKNLEFLDLSNNYLTSINLTTLDIFSNQLSEFPNFLRNQHELKYLNLSNNKIHGHFPEWMWSTSTTSLKFLDLSNNFLTVFGQHPIFPPWTRLQVLDLWFNLLQGSLPIPPVSTLHFYISNNSLNGNIPFSFCNLSSLQVLDLANNNLSGSLPRCLDNFGAFSIST, encoded by the exons ATGACCCACCTACAAAAGCTTGATTTCAGTGGAGTGAACATTAGCTCTACAGTGCCTTATATTCTGACAAATTTGTCTTCTTTAACTTTCCTCAATCTTCGATTTTGCAGTTTGCACAGAGAATTTCTTGCAGGCATCTTTAAACTATCAAATTTACGGTTTCTCTCAGTGTATGGCAATGAAGGTCTCACCTGTTATTTGCCTAGCTTTACATGGAGTAGTTCGCTTGAGAGATTGAAGCTCTCATTCACGAGTTTTTCCGGTGTTCTACCCGCTTCCATGGGAAACCTTGGCTTTTTGACTACTTTGCTCATGTCTGATTGCAATTTCTCGGGGTCTTTTCCATCTTCACTTGGTAGCCTCACTAAACTCATTACTCTTTATCTTTCATCCAACGCTTTTGTGGGTAACGTCCCAACTTCACTTGGAAACCTTGTTCAACTCTTTGATTTAGACATTTCCAACAATCAATTGACAGGTCCAGTCCCTTCTAGTATTGTAAACTTGCCACAATTGTATCTTGTTGATCTAAGCTATAATCTTTCGAATG CTGGCTTGGACCTTTCAGCCAACAAGCTTCATGGTCAAATTTCAAACTCAGTCTTTAAACTCAAGAATCTTGAATTTCTTGATCTTTCTAACAACTACCTTACATCCATAAATTTAACTACGTTGGATATTTTTAGTAATCAATTGAGCGAGTTTCCGAATTTTCTAAGAAACCAACATGAATTGAAGTACTTAAACTTGTCCAACAACAAGATTCATGGCCATTTCCCAGAATGGATGTGGAGCACAAGTACTACAAGTCTAAAATTTCTTGATCTTTCCAACAACTTTCTTACTGTCTTTGGTCAGCATCCAATTTTTCCTCCATGGACTCGTCTGCAAGTTCTTGATCTCTGGTTCAATTTGCTCCAGGGATCACTTCCTATTCCACCAGTCTCCACTTTGCATTTTTATATTTCCAACAACTCATTGAACGGAAatataccattttctttttgcaatctGAGTTCTCTTCAAGTCCTTGATTTGGCTAATAACAACTTAAGTGGATCACTTCCTCGATGCTTAGACAACTTTGGAGCTTTTTCTATCAGTACTTGA
- the LOC132180664 gene encoding EG45-like domain containing protein — MRYGFENMVYFALTASSGDPSSVQDASACNGYQDDSNFIAAASDKIWENRRACEKYYTVKCIGATNKEANPCKKDLILVRIVDYCHGPRCGTITLSEDAFSDIADLKAERVRDEYKMLGA; from the exons ATGAGGTATGGTTTTGAGAATATGGTTTATTTTGCTCTgacagctagtagtggagatccatcatCTGTTCAGGATG CCTCTGCATGTAATGGATATCAAGATGACAGCAATTTTATAGCCGCGGCAAGTGATAAAATATGGGAGAATAGGAGAGCATGTGAGAAATATTACACGGTAAAGTGTATTGGTGCCACAAACAAAGAAGCAAACCCTTGTAAGaaagatttgattttggttCGAATCGTTGATTATTGTCATGGACCAAGATGTGGAACCATCACTCTTTCTGAAGATGCTTTCTCTGATATTGCTGATCTCAAAGCTGAAAGAGTTAGGGATGAATATAAAAT GTTGGGAGCTTGA
- the LOC132180666 gene encoding receptor-like protein 6, translating to MGFSLSLFIFMALFFLLSRLHLIVGQSSPFMQPLCHHDQSSALLQFKQSFIIHKSASMKSWFDFPPDYPHCQKVGSWTVEGDKSDCCSWDGVECDKDTGHVIGLELSSSCLYGSINSTSSLFRLVHLQRLNLAFNDFNYLEISQLSHLSSLDLSQDYHDIPLLGYPHLELKKPSLRSLVGNLTRLQKLDLSGVDISSTVPNILANLSLLTFLSLGGCGLHGEFPIGIFKLSNLRVLSVIGNEGLTGYLPDFTWSGPLEALNLAATSFSRELPASMGNLGFLNDLSLWGCNFSGSIPSSLSNLTKLTELDLGRNSFVGNVPSSLGNLTKLTYLDLSVNSFVGNIPPSLGNLAQLSLLGISFNQLTGPIPTKLVNLPQLIDIYLDENLLSGELHFGLMNETQLEAINLSNNQLTGPVTFGPMNLTQLLFLDLSTNKLHGQISNSVFNFKNLQVLYLSENYLNGIVEFAEFVKLKHLIALDISGNQLSLLTKETSANATLQKFQVLGFSSCNLSKFPNFLRDQDELVFLNLSNNKIHGQVPEWMWNKSTASLQVLDLESNSLQGSLPIPPVATLHFDISNNSLTGNVPKLFCTLIFLQVLDLANNNLSGSLPHCLDNFGASLSVLDLRRNKFQGSIPQTWIGGGQLRVINFSQNKFQGHLPRLLAKCTWLRVLDLSDNQFIDIFPFWLGHLPNLEVLILRSNKFNGSMGTPQTYFKFPNLRILDISHNDFMGKLPLRLLENWKAKNFENAYTYSMMMTNKGNSMFYEKVQELFTAIDFSSNNFVGEIPESIGNLKGAQLLNLSNNALIGHIPSSLGNLTELEALDLSHNKLSGEIPQQLTQLTFLGFLNVSRNNLMGPIPQGRQFDTFENKSFQGNPGLCGRPLTRKCGNSNEPPSHPSISRESQDFGLPFEFGWKIVVIGYVFGFVVGVIIGPIVIARKHDWLMKTLRIRPMSGRRRRN from the exons ATGGGTTTCTcgctttctctcttcattttcatgGCCTTGTTTTTCTTACTTTCACGGTTACATCTTATAGTTGGTCAATCTTCTCCTTTTATGCAACCCCTGTGCCATCATGATCAGAGCTCTGCCTTGTTGCAATTCAAGCAAAGCTTTATCATCCATAAATCTGCATCAATGAAGTCGTGGTTTGATTTTCCACCTGATTATCCTCATTGTCAAAAGGTTGGGTCTTGGACAGTAGAAGGAGACAAAAGTGACTGCTGCTCATGGGATGGGGTGGAGTGCGACAAGGATACGGGTCATGTAATTGGGCTTGAACTCAGTAGTAGCTGTCTATATGGTTCTATTAACTCCACCAGCAGCCTTTTCCGTCTTGTTCATCTCCAAAGGCTTAACCTTGCCTTCAATGACTTTAACTAC TTAGAAATTTCACAATTGTCGCACTTGTCATCCCTCGATTTATCTCAAGACTATCATGATATCCCCCTTCTTGGATATCCCCATTTGGAACTCAAAAAGCCCAGCCTAAGAAGCCTAGTTGGAAATTTGACTCGCCTACAAAAGCTTGATTTGAGTGGGGTGGACATTAGCTCTACGGTACCTAATATTTTGGCAAACTTGTCTTTGTTAACATTCCTCTCTCTTGGTGGATGTGGTTTGCACGGGGAATTTCCAATAGGCATCTTTAAGCTATCAAATTTGCGAGTTCTTTCTGTAATTGGCAATGAAGGCCTCACCGGTTATTTGCCTGACTTTACATGGAGTGGTCCGCTTGAAGCATTGAATCTCGCAGCCACGAGTTTCTCAAGGGAACTACCCGCTTCCATGGGAAACCTTGGATTTCTAAATGACTTGTCTCTGTGGGGTTGCAATTTTTCGGGGTCTATTCCATCTTCACTTAGTAACCTTACTAAACTCACTGAACTTGACCTTGGACGTAACTCTTTTGTGGGTAACGTCCCGTCTTCCCTTGGAAACCTTACTAAACTCACTTATCTTGACCTTTCTGTGAACTCTTTTGTGGGTAACATCCCGCCTTCACTTGGAAATCTTGCTCAACTCTCTCTTTTAGGCATTTCATTCAATCAATTGACAGGTCCAATTCCTACTAAGCTTGTAAACTTGCCACAATTGATTGACATTTATCTAGACGAGAACCTTTTGAGTGGTGAATTGCATTTTGGGCTTATGAATGAAACACAATTGGAAGCCATTAATTTGAGCAACAATCAGTTAACTGGCCCAGTTACTTTTGGGCCTATGAACCTCACACAATTACTTTTCTTGGACCTTTCCACCAACAAACTTCATGGTCAAATTTCAAACTCAGTCTTCAACTTCAAGAATCTTCAAGTTCTTTATCTTTCTGAAAACTACCTTAACGGCATTGTGGAGTTTGCCGAGTTTGTTAAGCTCAAACATTTAATTGCATTGGATATTTCTGGTAATCAATTATCTTTACTTACTAAAGAAACCAGTGCCAATGCAACTCTTCAAAAGTTTCAAGTTTTAGGATTTTCTTCGTGCAACTTGAGCaaatttccaaattttcttaGAGACCAAGATGAATTGGTGTTTTTAAACCTCTCCAACAACAAGATTCATGGCCAAGTCCCAGAATGGATGTGGAACAAAAGCACCGCGAGTCTACAAGTTCTTGATCTTGAGTCAAACTCGCTCCAAGGATCACTTCCTATTCCACCAGTCGCCACTTTGCATTTCGatatttcaaataattcattGACTGGAAATGTTCCGAAATTGTTTTGCactttgatttttcttcaaGTCCTTGATTTGGCAAATAACAACTTAAGTGGTTCACTTCCGCACTGCTTAGACAACTTTGGTGCTTCTCTATCAGTACTTGATCTGCGAAGAAACAAATTTCAAGGAAGCATTCCACAAACTTGGATAGGAGGAGGCCAATTGAGGGTAATAAATTTCAGTCAAAACAAATTCCAAGGGCATTTACCGAGATTGCTGGCCAAGTGTACATGGCTGAGGGTCCTTGATCTTAGTGATAACCAATTCATtgatatttttccattttggttGGGACATCTTCCAAATTTAGAGGTCCTCATTTTACGGTCAAACAAATTCAATGGTTCAATGGGGACACCTCAAACCTATTTTAAGTTCCCCAACTTGCGAATCCTTGACATCTCCCACAATGATTTTATGGGAAAGCTACCGTTGAGACTTCTTGAAAATTGGAAGGccaaaaattttgagaat GCTTATACTTACTCAATGATGATGACAAACAAAGGCAATAGTATGTTCTACGAGAAGGTCCAAGAATTATTCACGGCCATTGATTTCTCAAGCAATAATTTTGTCGGAGAGATACCTGAATCTATTGGAAATTTAAAGGGAGCTCAATTGCTCAATCTTTCTAATAATGCTCTTATTGGTCACATCCCATCGTCTTTAGGAAATCTTACAGAGTTGGAAGCATTGGATCTTTCTCATAATAAATTATCAGGGGAGATTCCACAACAATTAACACAACTTACTTTCTTAGGATTCCTCAATGTTTCCCGTAACAATCTCATGGGACCTATACCACAAGGGAGGCAATTCGATACATTTGAAAACAAATCATTTCAGGGGAATCCAGGATTGTGTGGAAGACCATTGACAAGGAAATGTGGGAATTCTAATGAGCCGCCTTCTCACCCTTCAATCTCTCGAGAAAGTCAAGACTTTGGATTAccatttgaatttggttggaaAATAGTTGTGATTGGATATgtatttggatttgttgttggaGTAATAATTGGGCCGATAGTGATCGCAAGGAAACATGATTGGTTAATGAAGACCCTACGAATAAGGCCAATGAGTGGGAGGAGACgcagaaattaa